The genomic interval TGGGGATCATGGAGAGGGTCAGTTCCGGCTCGGTGCCGAGGGCGTTCAGGCCCGGCGTATCGAGTATCACCAGGCCGCTCTGCAGCAGCGGGTGCGGGTAATTGATGAGGGCATGGCGCCAGGCGGGGATTTCCACCGAGCCATCGGGATGCACCATGTCCTTGAGGTCGGGGTCGCTATCGTCCCACAGCCCCAGGGCCTTGGCGTCGTTCATCGATACGTGCTTCTTTTGCGCCACGCTGTGCATGGCCTTCAGCATTTCGTTCTGGTCGTCCAGGTTGAGGCGGATTTTGCTCCATTCGACTGGCAGGCGCTTCAGCGCGGCGATGCTTTCCTCGCGGTAGCGCGTTTCGATGGGCAGCAAGCGGATGTAGGGCTCTTCGCTGGGGTCGCAAAAGATTTCCGTGGGACACATGGTGGTGCGACCGACGTCGGAAGGTAACAGGCGCTGCTTGAAATCGGAGAAAAACAGGGCATTGATCAACTCGGTCTTGCCGCGCGAAAATTCGGCCACAAAGGCCAGCACCAGGCGGTCCTTCTTCAGGCTTTCGACCACGTCGAAAATGCGCAGCGATTGCTGGGCATCCACTTCGCCCGCGCTGTCCAGCCACGACTGGTAGGCGCCGATCGCGGCCACGAGTTCGTCGCGCCACTGGCGATAATGTTCGACTTCGGACTGGAGCTGCACGCTCATGCTTTCCCCGTTACCAGTAAATCTTCCGCGCTGCGGCTTGAGCCTTGAATTTCCACGACTTTCCGCCTTCCGCTCGTGCCCTGCCTAATTATCACTCGGCTTGCCGGCACGTCAAATGCTTTCTTGAGAAACTCCACCAGCCTGGCGTTGGCCTGGCCTTCCACCGGCGCGGCGCCGATCTTGATCTTCAGCGCGCCGTCGTGGATGCCGGCGACTTCGGTGCGTTTGGCGCCGGGCTGGACGTGTAGCGTCAGGATGATGCTCTCGCCGTCGCGGCGGTACCAGGTTTTCGCGTTGTCAGACAAGCTGTACTGCGAGCTGTTCGAGCCAGGCGATGGGCAGCATCAGGATCAGCTGACAAATCAGGATCAGTACCAGGGGCGACAAGTCGACGTTGCCGATCGGCGGAATGATGCGCTGCAGCGGCCGCAGGAACGGCCATGCCAGGCCGCCGGCGAGGCTGTTGAACCAGTGGCGCGGCTGAACCCAGCTCAGCACGGCCGAGATGATGACGGTCCAGATCAGCAGGTTGACGCTCAAGGACAGCAGCTTGACCGCGGCCAGAAAGGCCAGCCCGCCCAGCGCGACGGGAAACGCGGCGCTGTGGCCCAGCAGCCAGAAGGTCGTGGTGACCAGCAGGATTTCGCTTAGCCACGCCGCCAGCAGCGAAGCCATATCCCATCCCAGCAAACCGGGAACGATGCGGCGCAGCGGCTTGACGGCGAAATCGGTGGCCGCCAGCAGGAACTGCCCGACCGGGTTGCGGAACGGTGCGCGCAACAGCTGCATGTAGAAGCGCAGGAGGAAAGCGCCCGCGACCAGAGACAGCAGGGTGTCGAGCAAGAATAGCAGGGCCTGGTTCAGCATGTTTATTCCTTTCCGAGAGCGTCGCCCAGCTCGCGGGAGCGCACTGCTGCAGCATGTATGGCCTGGACGATGGACGCCTTGATGCCGGCGTCCTCCATGGTGCCCAGTGCCCGCTCCGTGGTGCCGCCCTTGGAAGTGACCCTGGCGCGCAGGGTGGCGGCGTCCTCGTCGCTCTGCGCGGCCAGCCTGGCGGCGCCGAGGAAGGTTTCCAGGGTGAGCGTGCGCGCCTGCTGGGGAGAAAAGCCGAGTTCCGTGGCGGCCGCCTGCATGGCTTCCATGAAATAGAACACATAGGCCGGGCCGCTGCCGGACACGGCGGTAACGGCGTCCATCTGGCTTTCCTCTTCCAGCCACAGCGTGCTGCCGACGGCCTGCAGCACGGTTGCGGCCTGCTCGCGCTGTGCCGTGGTCACTTCGGGCAAGGCGTAAAGCCCGGTCATGCCGGAAGATACCATGGCAGGGGTGTTGGGCATGGTGCGCACCAGCTGGCGGTAGCCGCCCAGCCAGCGGCTGAGATCGTTCGCGCGTACCCCGGCCGCGATGGAAATCACCAGTTGTTGCTGCAACAGGGGCGCCAGAGTCGCTGCCACGCCGTGCAGCTGCTGCGGCTTCACCGCCAGAACGATGACGTCGCTGGCGGCTGACGCGCTGCCCAGCTCGGCAAAGGTCTGCACTTGGTAACGGGCGTGCAGGCTTTGCAGATTTTCGGGCGAAATATCCACCACGCAAATGCTCGCCCCCTTGAAGCCCTGTTTGATCAGGCCGCCGATCAGGGCCGAGGCCATGTTGCCGCCGCCGATGAAGGTAATGTTCATAGCTGTGGAGTCCGCTGCGTTAAGATGCCGGAATTATAAAGCGTTCCATGCTTTCCCATGAAAAACTTCCGGGGATGATGCGCTGGGCATGCGCTGCCTTATGCCCTTCTGTGATAAATTTATTCGCCTATATGTCCGCGCCCGCACTTCACTTCAAGCAGCTCAGCAAAGCCTACGGCAAGAGTCCCGTTCTGCAGGGTGTCGACCTTGCGGTCCAGCCCGGCGAGTTTTTCGGCCTGGTCGGCGTTAATGGCGCGGGCAAAACCACCCTGCTCAAATGCCTGCTGGATTTCTCGGAGCCGGACAGTGGCAGCATCGAGATTTTTGGCCGCAGCCACCGCCAGCATCAAGCGCGGGCAACGCTGGCCTTCGTGCCGGAACGCTTCACGCCGCCTTCCTACCTTACCGGCAAGGATTTCCTGAATTACATGCTCAGGCTGCGCGGCCAGGCGTACGACCCGTCCCAAGTCGAGCGCATGCTGGACGCCCTGGATCTCGATCCGGCCGCGCTTGGCAAGCCAGTGCGCACTTACTCCAAGGGTATGACCCAGAAGCTCGGCCTGGCGGCGTGCTTTCTCAGCGAGCGCCCGCTCTCCCTGCTCGACGAGCCGATGAGCGGCCTCGACCCCAAAGCACGGGCGCTTCTCAAGCGTCAGTTACAGCGTCTCAAGGCGCAAGGCCATACGCTGTTCTTCAGCTCCCACACGCTGGCGGACGTGGAAGAAATTTGCGACCGCATGGCGATCCTGCACCAGGGCGCGTTGAGATTTGTCGGCACCCCTGCCGACTGCTGCCGCCAATTCGCCGCGGCCAACCTGGAGCAGGCGTTCATGAATTGCATCGCTTGACTGACGAAAATCATATTTTCAGAAAACATTAAACTAATGTAATATCTTAACGTTATAATTGTTTATTAAAGCGCATATGAAGGATCAGTCATGAAAGCGAAATGGTTCATAGCCTGCGTGCTGCTTTCCTCCTCGATCGCCGTTGCGGCGCCGGTTCACAAGAAAATTCGTCATCACAAGGCCGTCAAGCCTCACGCCGTGAAAATGGTGAAGGGTCACGCGAAAAAAGTGGCGGCGGTAGAAGAAATCGGTCCGCTGAAGCTGGCCTCATCCGTTGCCATGATCGTCGACCAGTCGAGCGGCACGACCATTTATTCGCACAATGCCACCAATCAGGCACCCATCGCTTCCATTACCAAGCTCATGACCGCCATGGTATTGCTGGACGCGAAGCTGAATATGGCCGAGCCGATCACGGTGGCGGAAGACGATGTCGATTCGCTGCGCAATTCCGGTTCCAGGCTTCACGTAGGCACAACCCTGTCGCGCCAGGAAATGCTGCAAATCGCGCTGATGGCTTCGGAAAACCGTGCCGCGCACGCGCTGGCCCGCACCTATCCTGGCGGTACGGCGAATTTCGTTACCGCCATGAATCGCAAGGCAGCCGAACTGGGCATGACCCACAGCCGTTTTGTCGACCCGACCGGGCTGCATTCGGAGAACGTTTCCACCGCCGAGGATCTGGTGAAAATGGTCAAGGCCGGCCATGACTACGAACAGATTCGCGCAATAACGACGACCGAAGCCTATGACGTCGTTCAGGACAACGGTCGGCTCACGCCATACAAGAACACCAACGCGCTGGTGAAAAGCCCGTCGTGGGACATCGGCCTGTCGAAAACCGGTTTCATCAACGAAGCGGGGCGTTGCCTGGTGATGCAGGCCAAAATCGCCAGTCGCCCGGTGATTATCGTGTTGCTTGATTCGTGGGGCAAATACACCCGTATCGCCGACGCCAACCGCGTCAAGAAATGGCTGGAAGCAAGCCGCTCTACCGCGCCACGCCTCTAGTCACCGTCTGTAATCCTTCCGTGCTGAATCCACAACAGCGGCGCGCCATGCGCCGCTGGCGCTGGGGAGCTTTTCTTCTGCTGGCGCTGGCCTACGTGCTGGCCTACTTTCACCGCCTCGCTCCGGCTGCCATCGCCGCTGAACTGCAACTCGCCTTCCACGCCAGCGGCGCAGTGCTGGGCGGCTTGGCCGCAATATATTTCTATGTCTACACGCTGATGCAGATTCCCACCGGGGTCTTGGTCGACACCTTGGGCGTGCGCAAAATCGCGACGTTCGGCGGCCTGGTGGCAGGCCTGGGTTCGATCCTGTTCGGTCTTGCCGATACCTTGGTGTTTGCGTCCATCGGGCGATTCCTGGTCGGGCTGGGCGTGTCGGTGATATTCATCGCCATCATGAAATTGAATGCGATGTGGTTTCACGACCGCCATTTCGGTACTGTCGCCGGTTTCACCATACTGCTCGGCAACCTCGGCGCGGTGTTGGCGGCGTCCCCCTTGGTGTGGGCGCTGAGCTTCGTTTCATGGCGCAGCATATTCGTGGCAGCTGGTGGGCTCTCCCTATTTCTCGGCGCGCTGACCTGGTTCCTGGTGCGCAACCATCCGGGCGAGGCGGGCTTTCCCTCCATGCGCGAACTGGATGGACAACCGCCCCACATCCCTCATGGGGGGCACTGGTACGACGCGCTGGTGCGGGTGGTGAAAAACCCGGCGACATGGCCCGGCTTCTGGCCCAATCTCGGCATCGGCGGCACGTTGTTCACCTTTGCCGGGCTGTGGGCAGTGCCATTCCTGCAGGATGTTCACGCCATGTCGCGCCCCCTGGCTGCGGCGCATACCAGTCTGCTGCTGGCAGGCTTCGCTTCGGGTGCGCTGTTGAGCGGAATGGCGTCGGATCGCCTCGGCCGCCGCCGCCCGATCATGCTGGCCGGCATCCTGCTGTATCTTCTGTGCTGGCTGCCGTGGCTGGCGATGGTGCGCATGCCGTTATTTGCGAGCCTGCTCCTGTTCTTCGCCATGGGAGTCGGCGCTTCCGGCTTCACCCTGAGCTGGGCGATCGCCAAGGAGGTAAACCCCCCTGCCCTGTCCGGCATGGCTACGAGTGTGGTGAATACCGGCAGCTTCCTCGGCGCCGGCCTGCTGCAGCCGTTGATCGGCTGGGTGATGGACTTGGCCTGGGATGGTAAACTCAGTGCGGGCGTGCGCGTCTATTCGGCTTTCAACTACCAGGTCGGGTTGGCGATCCTGCTGCTGTTTTCCCTGGCGGGACTGGTCGGGGCCGTGAAGTCCCGCGAGACCTATTGCAAGCATGTAACTTGATTCATTACTGAGAGTTGAACCGTGGAATCTTCTGCTGCTATCGAATTGGCAAAACACATCCTGTTGGTGTTCGGCATCATCCTCGCCGTGGGGACCTTTTCCGGCCTGCTGGCCCGGCTGATGCGGGTGCCGGACGTCGTGGTGTTCCTGCTGGTGGGCATGCTGCTTGGCCCTGGCGTGCTGGGGCTGATCGACATCAAGGCCGATTCCTCCATCAACCAGCTGATCCTGATTTTCGGTTCGAGCTACATCCTGTTCGACGGCGGCGCCTCGATCCGCCTCAAGGTGCTCAAGGAAGTGTGGATCTCCATCACCGTTCTTGCCACGATCGGCGTCCTGATAACCGCCGCGATCACCGGAGTGGCCGCTTACTACATCCTCGGCGTGCCGATGATAGTGGCGTTGTTGCTGGGTACGGTGATCGCCTCCACCGATCCGGCCACCCTGGTGCCGGTATTCCGTCAGGTGAAAATCAAGGAGCGGGTGGCGCAAACCGTGATGACGGAGTCCGCATTCAACGATGCCATGGGCGCCATCGTGACCTTTACCGTGCTCGGGGTGGCCATGGGTGCTGGCGAGTTTTCGGCCGGCGACGCCGTGTTCGACCTGCTCAAGCAGTCCCTGCTGGGTATCGCTATCGGCGGGGTGCTGGGCTACCTGGCGGCGATGCTGATTTCCCACGAGCGCTATGGTTTTCTGGCCGAGTACGCACCGGTGGTGACACTGATGGCGGTGATCGGCGCTTATATGAGTGCCGACGGCCTGCACTCGAGCGGTTTCATGGCGGTGTTCGTGTTCGGCATCATGCTGGGTAACCAGCAGACTTTCGGTTTCAAGCCGGAAAAACACGACGAGCGCATTCTCGAGGATTACATCATGACCACCGCGCTGATCATGCGCATGTTCATCTTCATCCTGCTCGGCGCCCAGGTCGATTTCGCCCTGATGAACCAGTACCTGCTGGCCGGCGCCACGGTGGTGGTGATCTTCATGCTGGTGGCGCGCCCGGTGACGGTGTTCCTGTGCGCCGGCCCGGATCGGCGCGCCAAATGGAGCCGCAACGAGTTGCTGTTCATGTGCTGGACGCGCGAAACCGGGGTGATCCCCGGCGCCCTGGCCGGCCTGCTGCTGGGCATGAAGGCACCGGGTGCGGAGATCATCGCCTCGGTAACCTTCATCGCCATCCTCATGACCATCCTGATCCAGGCCACCACCACCAAGTGGCTGGCAGGCAAGCTCGGTTTGCTGGTGGAGTGAGGGCCGGCAACCAGGGTTGCCCATCATAAGCTTCCCTTAAGAATCGAGCGGTACAGTTCTCCCCAGATCATTAACCAGGAGAACCACCATGAGCCGCTTATTCCTTTCCTGCCTTTGCCTGTTTGCTTCGGGGGCGGCACTAGCCGCACCCGCCGACCTGCTGCAGGGCTATGAGATGCAAGCCAGACAGGCGAACCCGCAATTCCAGGCTTTTTCCGCCGCGCGCGGCGAGCAGTTCTATCACGCCAAACGCACCCACAGCAACGGCAAGTCGGTCAGTTGTGCCGCCTGCCATAGCGACAACCCCAAGGCGCTCGGGCGCAATGAGAAGACCAGCAAGGAAATCCTGCCCATGGCGCCTATCGCCAACAAGGAACGCCTGAGCGACCCCGCCAAGGTGGAGAAATGGTTCAAGCGCAATTGTCAGGACGTTATGGAACGCGCCTGCACCGCCCAGGAAAAGGGCGACTTTCTTGCCTACCTGCTGTCGATCAAATAGGAGCCTGCCATGAAACGCATATTTGTCATCATCACCCTGCTCGCCGCCGCCCCGGTGTGCGCCGACGGGAACGAAAATCTCGCCCCGGCGGCGACCAACCAGAAATGGAAAACCGAATGCAGCGCCTGCCACATCGCCTACCCGCCCTCCCTGCTGCCGGAGCGTTCGTGGCGCAAGATGATGGGCGGCCTGGACAGGCACTTCGGCCAGGATGCCAGCCTGGACGGGCCGACGGCGCAGGAAATCACGGCCTTTCTGGTAAACAACAGCGCCGAGCGAGGGGCCAACAAACGCGCAAAAAAAGTGCTGGGCTCTCTCGGCCCTAACGAGACCCCGCTGCGTATCAGCGAAACCGCCTGGTTCGTGCGCAAGCACGATGAAGTTTCCCCGCAAGTCTGGAAGCGGCCAAAGGTGGGCGGCCCGGCCAATTGTTTGGCCTGCCACGGGGGCGCGGAGCGCGGCGATTACTCCGAGCATCAGATCCGGATTCCGCGATAACATGAAACTCGCACAGCGAGCCTGCGTCCCCCTCTCCCGCTTGCGGGGGAGGGCCGGGGAGGGGGAAACAGTCATGGCGAATTATAAAATCCGGGGTGGCTCCGTTGCCATGACTGTTAGGGAGGAGGTATGAAAATCCTCGTCTGGGACTTGCCCACGCGCCTGTTTCACTGGCTGCTGGCGGCGAGCTTCGCGGTCGCCTACCTCAGTGCGGAAGAAGCAAACTGGCTCGCTGTACACGTTTTCGCCGGCTACCTGATGCTCGGCCTGCTGGGCTTCCGCCTGGTGTGGGGCTTCGTCGGGGGGCGTTATGCGCGCTTTTCTTCCTTTCACTTCAGCTTAAGGGAAGGTCTCGGTTACCTGAAACAGGTTTTTGCGGGAACCGCCCAACGCCACCTCGGCCACAACCCGGCGGGTAGCTGGGCGGTGTATCTGCTGCTGGGGCTGGCATTGCTGGCGGGGCTAAGCGGGCTGGTCACGCTGGCGGGCCAGGAAGGACAGGGGCCACTGGCGGAATGGGTGCCATATGGCTCGGCCAAGGCATTCAAGGAAGTACACGAGGCGCTGGTCAATGCAATGCTGGCCATGGTGATCCTGCACTTGGCAGGCGTGGCGCTGGAAAGCTGGCGCCACCGCGAGAACCTGGCGCGCGCCATGCTCACCGGCAGCAAGGAAGGGACACCCGAGGCCGCTGCCTCTGCAAAGCGCTCATTTAGCGCGTTGCTGTTGCTGGCTGCGGTCGCTGCAGGCGGGCTCTGGTACTTCGGCAGTGCCGCCGTCGCCGCCAGGGAACAGGCTGCCGGCTACAAGATCATGCGCTCCATTGATCCACGTGAAACCCCCCTGCGCATCACCGAAACACCCTACTGGAAGGGCAAGCATCGGCCTATCGCGGCCAGCGTATGGCGCAGCGCCAAGGTCGGCACCAGGGCCAATTGCGTTGCCTGCCACCAAAACGCGGAACAAGGCATTTTCGTCGCCAGCGCCATCCCCCGCGAAGTGGCCGCCAGGGTCTCCTTGCGTTAGACTGATCCACATGACAAAGACTCCAAAATATTATGCGCCTGTTGCTGGTTGAAGACGATCCGCTGCTCGGCGACGGCATCCGCGTCGGCCTGACCCAGGTGGGTTTCGCCGTGGACTGGGTAAAGGACGGCCTGGCCGCCAAACTGGCGCTGGAAGCCGGGGATTATGCGCTGCTGGTGCTCGATCTCGGCCTGCCCCGCCTGTCCGGCACGGATTTATTGAAATGGCTGCGCGGTACGGGAAACAGCACGCCGGTACTGATCCTTACCGCCAGGGACACGGTCGGCGACCGGGTGCGCGGCCTCGATGCGGGCGCCGACGACTACCTGGTCAAACCCTTCGATCTGGACGAACTGGCTGCACGCATACGCGCTTTGCTGCGCCGCGCGGGCGGGCGGTCGACGCCGCTCATCGTCCATGGCGCGCTGCAGGTCGACCCGGCGTCCCGCACGGCGGCGCTGGCGGGTGTTGCCGTGGAGCTTTCTCCCAGGGAGTTCGCCGTCCTGCTGGACTTGCTGGAAAACGCCGGCCGCGCCCTGTCGCGCGAGCAGCTGGAGCAAAGCCTTTACGGCTGGGGCGAGGAAGTGGAAAGCAACGCGGTGGAAGTGCACGTCCACCATCTGCGCAAGAAACTCGGCGCCGAACTGATCCGCACCTTGCGGGGAGTCGGCTACATGATCGATAAACCATGAAGAAACCCACTTCCCTGCGCGCCAAGCTGCTCCTGCTGCTGCTCGGCGCAGTGACCGTCGCGTGGCTCGCCACCGCCCTGTTCACCTATTTCGACACGCACCACGAGATCGACGAGATTTTCGACGCCCAGCTGGCCCAGTCCGCCAAGGTGTTGCTGGCCCAGGCGGCCCATGACATAAAGGAGAGGCGCGGCGACCACGACGGCGTGGCGGGGGAGGTTCGCTCCGGCGACCACAAATACGAACGCGAGCTCGCCTTCCAGCTTTGGGACAACGAGGGCCGCCTGTTGCTGCGCTCATCGGGCGCACCCGAGCAGCTTTTGTCGCCCGGCTATGCCGCAGCTCACCCGGGCGAAAAATCGCATGACCATCATGGAGAACATCGCGGACGTTTCGAAGATGTCACGATCGCTGGCCAGGGCTGGCGCGTGTTCAGCCATTGGGACGAGGAAGGGGAAGTCCTGGTGCAGATGGGCGAACACCATGAAGTGCGCCAGGAACTCGCCGCCAACGTGGCTGGGCGGCTGCTCCTCCCCCTGGCGCTGGGCTTGCCGTTCCTTGCCTTGCTGGTATGGATCGCCCTGGGACGCGGGCTGGCGCCGTTGCGCAAGGTAAATAACGAGGTGGCGGCGCGCGACCCCGGCTATCTGGCTCCCCTTGCGCGCGAGGGCATTCCGGCCGAAATCGCCCCTCTGGTGGATTCCCTCAACAGCCTGCTGACGCGGCTAGGAGAGGCGCTGGAAAACGAGCGCCGCTTCACCGCTGATGCCGCTCACGAGCTGCGCACCCCGCTCGCGGCCCTGAAGACGCAGGCCCAGGTGGCCTTGCGCGCGGAAGAACCCGGCCAGCGCCGTACGGCGCTGGAAAACCTGGTGCTCGGTACCGACCGCGCCACCCACCTGGTGGAACAACTGCTGACCCTGGCGCGGCTCGACCCTGCGGCGGAAAACGCGGCAATTTCCGAGCGCTGCGACCTTGCAGCCCTAGCCCGGCGCACTTTGGCCGACCTGATGCCGGGCGCGCTGGCCAAACACATCGAACTCGAGCTGACAGGCGCCGAGTCCGCTTCGGTCACAGGCAGCCCGGCCATGCTCGGCATCCTGCTGCGCAACCTGGTGGACAATGCCATTCTTTACTCTCCCCCGGGCGGCCGGGTCGTGGTGTCGGTCGAAGCCGGGCGCCTGGAAGTGACGGACAGCGGGCCGGGCATTCCCGACGAGGAGCGGCAACGGGTGTTCGACCGTTTTTACCGCGTACTAGGCCACGAGGTGCCGGGCAGCGGCCTGGGATTGTCCATCGTCAGGCGTATTGCGGACCTGCATGGCGCAAAGCTGACGCTGGGAGAGGGTGAGGCAGGCAAAGGACTGCGAGTAACGCTGGAATTGGCGCATTCCATATAGCCATGAAAAGGGGCGGTAAAAACCGCCCCAGGCATTTTCAACTCGTTCTTTCTTCAAGATCCAGCCGCTGCGGGCAGCCGGAACCGATGAGGACAGGCGATCAATCCAGCGCGATATTGAGTTTGATCCAAATATTTCTTCCCGGTTCGTTGACCCGGATCGTCTGGTCGAAACCGGTCACCATGGCGCCGGAACGGCTGATATGCTCGGCGTAGGTCTTGTCGAACAGATTGTCGATGCCGCCGGCGATCAGCACGCCCTTCTTGGGACGGTAGCCCGCGTTGAGCGAGAACACGCCGAAGCCCGGGGTGCGGCCGATGTCCTGGCCGACGATGTTGCCCTTGTTGCGGTCGAAGCGGTCCTGTTCCGACACCAGGCGCAGCAATGCGCCGGTAGACCAAGTCTTGTTGTCGTAGCTCAGTCCCAGGCGCACTTCCAGCGGCGGCAGCTGAGCCAGCGGGGTGCCGTCGGTGTCGTTGTCGCCGTGTACGTAGGCCAGCGTGGCGTCGGCCTTCCAGGTGCCGGTGAGCGCATAGCTCAGGCCGGCTTCGCCGCCCCAGGTGGTCGCATCCACGTTGCGAACAACAGAAATTGTCCTGTTTCCGGCGGCATAAGTTTTGACGACACCGGACTGAACCATGATGTAGTCGTCGATTTTGCTGTAGAAGCCGGAGAGCGAAGCGGTGAGTTTGCCATTGTTGAAGACCATGCCGGCGTCGAGCTGGTTGGTTTTTTCCGGCTTGGTGTCGAAGGCGCTGTGGGTGGTAAGGCTTTCCTTGTTCGCCGAGATCAGCTCCCAGTAATCGGGGAAGCGCTCGGTGTGGCCGAGGCCGGCGTAGAGCGTGGTGGGCATGACTGCCAGGTCGTGCTCGTAGCGTGCGAAGCCGCTGGTGAGGGTTTTGTCCCGGCTCATGCCCGCGGTCGGGTTGGTATAGGAGTACATCAGGCTGGCGGCGTCCTTCGTGCTCAAGGTGGCGGCGCGCTTGTCCTGAGCGTTCCAGCTGTCGGCGCGCAGGCCGGCGACGACCTTGTCGCGCTCGGCCAGGTAATGGGTCAGCTCGCCGAATAGGCCGTAATTGCGGAAATTTGCGTCCTCGCTGCGCGCCGCGCTGGTGTAGTTGTCGGCCGTTGCGCCCATGCCGGTGCGCAGGGTGTGGACGTTAGACTGGTAATCGGCTCCCACGGTGGCTTTGGTCGCGTCGTTGAAACGCAGGGTGATCGCAGCGCGGCCGCCGATCGTTTCGCGGTCCGGGTTGTTGACCATTCTCGCCGCCGTGCTGGCTACGCTGCGCAGGGTGTAATTGTCCATCACGTGGTCGACGTAGTTGTAATAGGCCTGGGCCTCGATTTTTTCCACCAGTTGGGAAAGGTTCTTTTTCTCGAACTTCAGCCCGACGTTTTCGCGCGAGAACTTGACGCCGTCCATGGTGCGGTCGGCATAGGCGGCCTGGCCGTCGCTGCGGACCCCGGAGACTTCCAGCCGGGTGTCGTTGTCCGGCGTCCAGCCCACCGCGGCGCTGGTGCTCCAGCGGGTGTAGGCGGAATGCACGCTCTTGCCGTCGCCGTCCTTGTAGTCGTTCGAGTCGGAGCGGGTGCCGGTGCCCTGGAAGTAGAAGTCGGGCGTGCCGGCGCGCACGTCGGCGACTTGGTCGTTACGGCCGAAACTGCCGGCGGTCAGGCTGCCGTTGAATTTCCAGCCCGGCTGCGCAAAGCGCTTGAT from Sulfurimicrobium lacus carries:
- a CDS encoding ATP-binding protein; translated protein: MKKPTSLRAKLLLLLLGAVTVAWLATALFTYFDTHHEIDEIFDAQLAQSAKVLLAQAAHDIKERRGDHDGVAGEVRSGDHKYERELAFQLWDNEGRLLLRSSGAPEQLLSPGYAAAHPGEKSHDHHGEHRGRFEDVTIAGQGWRVFSHWDEEGEVLVQMGEHHEVRQELAANVAGRLLLPLALGLPFLALLVWIALGRGLAPLRKVNNEVAARDPGYLAPLAREGIPAEIAPLVDSLNSLLTRLGEALENERRFTADAAHELRTPLAALKTQAQVALRAEEPGQRRTALENLVLGTDRATHLVEQLLTLARLDPAAENAAISERCDLAALARRTLADLMPGALAKHIELELTGAESASVTGSPAMLGILLRNLVDNAILYSPPGGRVVVSVEAGRLEVTDSGPGIPDEERQRVFDRFYRVLGHEVPGSGLGLSIVRRIADLHGAKLTLGEGEAGKGLRVTLELAHSI
- a CDS encoding TonB-dependent copper receptor, translated to MLKHLWWGPVTGLLACNLAVAADDNKATQLGEVVVTAPMMEQPLVVVTDPKAPRQPVPAHDGADILKSIPGFAVIRKGGTDGDPVFRGMAASRLNILLDGEQIMGGCGMRMDPPTAYIFPESYDRITVIKGPQSVLYGPGSSAGTVLFERDIKRFAQPGWKFNGSLTAGSFGRNDQVADVRAGTPDFYFQGTGTRSDSNDYKDGDGKSVHSAYTRWSTSAAVGWTPDNDTRLEVSGVRSDGQAAYADRTMDGVKFSRENVGLKFEKKNLSQLVEKIEAQAYYNYVDHVMDNYTLRSVASTAARMVNNPDRETIGGRAAITLRFNDATKATVGADYQSNVHTLRTGMGATADNYTSAARSEDANFRNYGLFGELTHYLAERDKVVAGLRADSWNAQDKRAATLSTKDAASLMYSYTNPTAGMSRDKTLTSGFARYEHDLAVMPTTLYAGLGHTERFPDYWELISANKESLTTHSAFDTKPEKTNQLDAGMVFNNGKLTASLSGFYSKIDDYIMVQSGVVKTYAAGNRTISVVRNVDATTWGGEAGLSYALTGTWKADATLAYVHGDNDTDGTPLAQLPPLEVRLGLSYDNKTWSTGALLRLVSEQDRFDRNKGNIVGQDIGRTPGFGVFSLNAGYRPKKGVLIAGGIDNLFDKTYAEHISRSGAMVTGFDQTIRVNEPGRNIWIKLNIALD